In Lutra lutra chromosome 5, mLutLut1.2, whole genome shotgun sequence, a single genomic region encodes these proteins:
- the ARSI gene encoding arylsulfatase I has protein sequence MAMHALTGFSLVSLLSFGYLSWDWAKPSLVADGPGEAGVEQPSAAPPQPPHIIFILTDDQGYHDVGYHGSDIETPTLDRLAAEGVKLENYYIQPICTPSRSQLLTGRYQIHTGLQHSIIRPRQPNCLPLDQVTLPQKLQEAGYSTHMVGKWHLGFYRKECLPTRRGFDTFLGSLTGNVDYYTYDNCDGPGVCGFDLHEGESVAWGLSGQYSTMLYAQRVSHILASHNPRRPLFLYVAFQAVHTPLQSPREYLYRYRGMGNVARRKYAAMVTCMDEAVRNITGALKRYGFYNNSVIIFSSDNGGQTFSGGSNWPLRGRKGTYWEGGVRGLGFVHSPLLKRKRRTSRALVHITDWYPTLVGLAGGTASAVDGLDGYDVWPTISEGRASPRTEILHNIDPLYNHARHGSLEAGFGIWNTAVQAAIRVGEWKLLTGDPGYGDWIPPQTLAAFPGSWWNLERMASARQAVWLFNISADPYEREDLAGQRPDVVRALLARLVDYNRTAIPVRYPAENPRAHPDFNGGAWGPWASDEEEEEEEEEAGRARSFSRGRRKKKCKICKLRSFFRKLNTRLMSQRI, from the exons ATGGCGATGCACGCCCTCACTGGCTTCTCGCTGGTCAGCCTGCTCAGCTTCGGCTAcctgtcctgggactgggccaAGCCGAGTCTGGTGGCTGACGGGCCTGGGGAAGCCGGTGTGGAGCAGCCTTCGGCCgctccaccccagcctccccatATCATCTTCATCCTCACCGACGACCAGGGCTACCACGACGTGGGCTACCACGGCTCTGATATCGAGACCCCTACACTGGACCGGCTGGCAGCCGAGGGTGTCAAGCTGGAGAATTATTATATTCAGCCTATCTGCACGCCTTCGCGGAGCCAACTTCTCACTGGCAG GTACCAGATCCACACCGGACTTCAGCACTCCATCATCCGCCCTCGGCAGCCCAACTGCCTGCCCCTGGACCAGGTGACGCTGCCCCAGAAGCTGCAGGAGGCAGGCTACTCCACCCACATGGTGGGCAAGTGGCACCTGGGCTTCTACCGGAAGGAGTGCCTGCCCACCCGCCGGGGCTTCGACACCTTCCTGGGCTCGCTCACTGGCAACGTGGACTACTACACCTACGACAACTGTGACGGGCCCGGGGTATGTGGCTTTGACCTGCACGAGGGCGAGAGCGTGGCCTGGGGGCTCAGCGGCCAGTACTCCACCATGCTCTACGCCCAGCGGGTCAGCCACATCCTCGCTAGCCACAACCCCCGGCGGCCCCTTTTCCTCTACGTGGCCTTCCAGGCCGTGCACACACCCTTGCAGTCCCCTCGCGAGTACCTGTACCGCTACCGTGGCATGGGCAACGTGGCCCGGCGCAAGTACGCAGCCATGGTAACCTGCATGGATGAGGCCGTGCGCAACATCACTGGGGCCCTCAAGCGCTACGGTTTCTACAACAACAGCGTCATCATCTTCTCCAGTGACAACGGCGGCCAGACCTTCTCTGGGGGTAGCAACTGGCCACTGCGAGGACGCAAGGGCACTTACTGGGAAGGGGGCGTGCGTGGCCTCGGCTTCGTCCACAGCCCCCTGCTCAAGCGAAAGCGCCGGACAAGCCGGGCGCTGGTGCACATCACTGACTGGTACCCGACCCTAGTGGGTCTGGCAGGTGGCACTGCCTCGGCGGTGGATGGGCTAGACGGCTATGACGTGTGGCCCACCATTAGTGAGGGCCGGGCCTCGCCGCGCACAGAGATCCTGCACAATATCGACCCCCTCTACAACCATGCCCGGCACGGCTCCCTGGAGGCTGGCTTTGGCATCTGGAACACGGCTGTGCAGGCTGCCATTCGCGTGGGTGAGTGGAAGCTGCTCACAGGGGACCCTGGCTATGGGGATTGGATCCCACCGCAGACGCTGGCCGCCTTTCCCGGCAGCTGGTGGAACCTCGAGCGCATGGCCAGTGCCCGCCAGGCGGTGTGGCTCTTCAACATCAGCGCTGACCCCTACGAACGGGAGGACCTGGCTGGCCAGCGGCCCGATGTGGTCCGTGCCCTTCTGGCCCGTCTGGTGGACTATAACCGCACAGCCATCCCTGTGCGCTACCCAGCTGAGAATCCCCGGGCCCATCCTGACTTTAATGGGGGTGCTTGGGGGCCCTGGGCCagtgatgaggaagaggaggaagaggaggaagaggcaggcagggctcgTAGCTTCTCCCGAGGGCGCCGTAAGAAAAAATGCAAGATTTGCAAGCTTCGATCCTTTTTTCGTAAACTCAACACCAGGCTGATGTCCCAGCGGATCTGA